The genome window AGAGCTTCTCTTTAGACCAATTTTAGCTGTACACTGGGTCAgtctttcatcttcttcttgCTCTGCAGTTGGTGGTCCAGGTCAGATGCCGATGCAACAAATTGTACaggcacaacagcagcagccgcagcccATGCAGTTCCAGCCGTTCCAGcaggttcagcagcagcagttttcaggtacagcagcagctgaggatgcagcagcagcaacaccaccagaatcagcagctccagcagcagcaccagaaccagcagcagcaggcccaaaatcagcagcagcagaacccGGTACACAACAATGCTAACATAATTATGTGTTGAATAcaatattatacattatacttCAGTGCATCTATTGAACATCCTCATCTGAACTAGGCTGACTGGGAGCCAATGTTTCCAGTTACCTGAAGCACCAGCTTTGTCATTTGGGTCATTGGTTGTGCTATGTGTATGACAGGTACAATACATGAATAACTAATGGGACCAGTTTCAGATCATCTCAGGTTCAGATTTTTATCAAGTACCAAAAAAAGAggaattcaatttattttaatttaatttatttatatagtgccaaatcactgCAGAATCATTTCAAGGCATTTCATATAATAATGTCAAAACCCTATAAAATTATACAAAGAGAATCCAACAATCCCCCAAGCAAGCACTGGGCAACACCTGCAGCAGACCCAGGTTGGGATGAGtggacagcagagagagagaagaggatagTAGGCAATAACGCAGCTTTGAATTAACTTTGAATCACCACACTACTCCATCCCCTCAACAGTGTAAGATAACTTTGGAGAGAAGTTCATTGAGTTTGTCTGTCTGGACATTTCTTTCTGAGGCATCTTTATGTTGTCTCAGTTTGTCACTCCACAGTGGCACATTTGCTTGTCAGAACAGCTGGTCTGAGATCACTGCAGTTGTTTAGATAAGGCAATCAGCAGAAGTAAATGGATACAGGTCAGTGACAGATGTTTGTGCTCAACCAAAAATGctcaaaaaacacagcagagatggTTCAGAGGGTTTGTTCTGCCTATAATCACACATCTGGGATGGCTATAGCACTCTCCTAATCAGAATAGAATTTGGTAAGTGGCAGTTTCATTGGGTAGCAAAATTCAtgcttatactgtattttatatagGAATCTCTATTAATTACAGGGCTTTCTGTTTTTGCCCTAATTTCTTATGGTGTCGTCATGTTTCAGTTTAATGTTTCAAAGAGTGGATGGCTATGTAGCAACAAGTCCAGCCAATTTAATACAAATACTAGATACGATGTATAGTAGAAAGAACGATCACCTGGGCTCATTGGATTTCAGTCCTTCTACTCAATGTGATATGATGTATGCTACATGCATGTTCATAAATCAAGACACTGTGTGTTCCCTTTCTCTTCAGATGCACCAGACAAGGATTCAGCAGCAACAGATGGCGCAGCCGCAATTTCAGCAACAGCAGGCTCAGGCTCAAGAATTTCCACCTCCGGAGactcagtgacaagattttGAAAGCAGTCTTTCTGTGGATGAACGACTTAGAGTGATGTATCACGGTGTTTGTATTTATTcctgttatgtttttttttcttccattttctaaaatttactttaattttcatTGTCATGGTTTCCattgtatgtacatgtataaacAGGAAGGAAATGTTAGAAAACTTACAAAGAGTTATTCTTTTACATTAGTTTCTTTCATGAACCTGCCATTTGTTATAACTTAAAGTGACCCTTGTGAAACTTGCCTTTGCCCTTGTGAGATAGTGCACCTGACACAACTGTCATCCGTTAAGTATTTAGTTACAAACgttaaaccccccccccccccataagaaaaactgtatgtgttataTTTTCCATATAACTTTCAAACCAGGAATCTACTTTACTCAACAATAGTCTGCAATCTGTAGTTTCAAACGCTTTTTATAAAAAACACcaactgaacacactgaattatttttaattggttATTTCTTTCACCATGGTCATTGTTGTATATGtagttgttctgttttctctgaatCCATATTGATGTTCACTCAGTAATTTATATTTACCTATGACATTTCCCAGGTATTGATCAAACATTTTGTACACTGTATACTTCTTCCAACAAAGAGATTGGATTTGATCCATCTTGACCGGTTTGAGTAGATGTAAAGAACTAGTCTAGTCTAAATATGGATGATGTATCATTGTTTCCTGTTATGTGAAGTAATGTTTATAGTCACTAACCAAGCTAGCTGGCAGGATTTATGTGCCAGCATGTTAGCATCAAAGCTCTGGACTAGATTCTTGGGGAAAGAGAAGTCTGTCTCCCTCTTGTTCCCTCTTACTTTACATTCACTCACAAACCCATCAGATCTCAATAGGGAAAATAATCAAGCTGgatattcagttcaattcagttcagttcaattttatttgtatggtgcttttaacaattgtaattgtcacaaagcagctttgaacaaccaaagaaactattgaagtttacatgaacagtgaatgtgtatgaatcataataatcagattgtccctgatgaacaAACCGAGGGCGACAGTgacaaggaaaaactccctgaggaggcaacaggaagaaaccttgagaggaaccagactcaacagggaacccatcctcatatgggtgattataTACTttgtgttaggcagcaggcagctcagtataatagttaatgtctttaagttaatgtgaagtccagttagttattggaggctctggtagacttgtaggaaaaTCCAGTGCTGGACTATTGAgcgttgagtcaagacctcagagaaacagctgtcaacatcagccgaggccaggaccgtcGTCATGGTAGcgtggaaccaaccccagtcaccagACGTATCCCACTGAGACCCCACGGGGAATCCAGGTGAGGAGATCTCCGACCAAGAGCGGGGCACCAGGacaagtcagacaggtccagagggcagagggtggaacgacgtgtagctcgacagagacaggaagagagaaaaagagagagagaaaagaagaggggagaaaagaagaggagagatggactGGGTGATGTGTTAGGAACACAAGGTTGCCACAtcgtttgatggaaattaaaaatatcaaacctacagagggctgaattcaacgacaccctgaaaatcaaattggaaaatgatgcagcaactcaaaatggtgCTCAGTAGTTTGTATGGCCCCCATATACTCACATGTATGCCTGACAACACTGAGCATGCTCCTTATGAAATGATAGATGGTGTGTTCtgggcatcactgagctcctggacagtctgaggTACAACCTGGCAGCATTGGATGGACCCAAACATAATGTCCCGaaggtgttctattggatttagatCAGGCGAGCGTGGAGGTCAGTCATTGGTATCACTTCCTTTATGGGCATTGTTGTCACCAGGAACAACCCAAAACCCACTGGACgagtgtagggtctgacagtgggtccaaAGATTTCACCTTGAGACCTAATGGCACTCACTTACACTTGTCCTTCAGATACGTTTTGAGATGGTTTAAAATTGTCACTGCAAGAATACAAAAAGATGACCTAAAgcaggaaaaatgtgttttactggtcatttatttaaagtggtAAGCAGGACTGGATGGTTCATGCACAGCATAAAGtaggaaaaaacacactgactcatTCTAATGAATGAGCCacttttattttgcttgttGTGACTGTCTGTCACTGGAATACTGAGGGAGATATTCAACAGCAAAGGAGCAGAATAACACTGTGGGATCAATAAGCAGTAGGTCTGTGCAGACTGTGGGTCCTATGCTTCCTCCAACAGCTTCAAATAGAAATCATAATAAAGGCTGCTGCTACCATATGATGGCAATGGAAATGGAAGATGGAAATCTAAAACCCTTAGCTACACAAGCTTTAAAATGAGAACATATTCAGTgggatttgtttttcacatttatggTCTAAATAGCAAACTTTCAAAGTTAAAAGAACATGTAAAGGTCTTTTACACATGTACataattttattgtaaaatattggACGCAGGATGTAAACACCTAATAGTATTTAAAAGTGACAATGCAGAGATTAAATGACACTGACTGCAACTGGTAAGTAACTAAATGGATtaacagtggaaaaagtaacaGTGGAAGCTGGAAGaagtgagcgtgtgtgtgtgtgtgtgtgtgtgtgtgtgtgtgtgtgtgtgtgtgtgtgtgtgtgtgtgtgtgtgtgtgtgtgtgtgtggcagctcCCTTTATCTAGATGCTAGATGGATGTAGTGTATTTCTACATACCATAACATAAAAGCAGTAATGAAGAATGATAACCTACATTACTTAAACTATATTATAGATGCAGGACTCCTTCAGCAAAGTAACTAGGAAGGTGCCAaattaaagataagataagataagataagataaagctttattgtcattgtacagtgacacttggtacaacagtacaacgaaattgcaaactgtcccacattggtgcaaggagagagtagaagacaacataataataataaaacagcttacaattacctttcatacaaaaagtatttaaatatatatacatatatatatatgtacacaattatatatacaaatatacacatgcacaccagctgtatatacagaatatacattCTACATTCAAGTCTACATTAAAACAATGGAGTTTAATATATTTCACCGTGAGTCGTAGTTTTGTcgttttgtatttaatgttttgcacaggtcaaagcagaaataaaagctctttgaattgtgctgcagctgctacaAACAGTCCGTCCAGCAGGAGGCGGTAGTGTTTCACAACACTCCTCCATCCACCCACTCACAGCGCAGCCGCCATTATCCCGAGAGCGGAACAAGGAAGAACGGAAAAACATTAAACCGCTTCAAAAACACTCCTCCAGAAAGAAATAGTCTCAGAGATGGAGGTTCCCGGACCGGACAGCGACTGGAGGAGCCCCCAGTTCCGACAGAAAGTCGTGGCCCAGATGTGAGACATTTTCTAGTAATTTGGTTGTGTTTTGAGTTAGTTaagtctctgtttctctcctacATCCCTGagctaagctaacgttagctctgCTGAATAGAGCGTTACGTCAAAAACGTGCTAAAACATAGGATGAATTAAAACTACGTAGTAATAACAAGGTAGACTGAGTCTCCAAAACCACACAGCTTCATTTAAGATCGGCTCGGGTCTGGTCTTTATTCGGCCTcaataaaattaacaataaaataatgataatcGTATGGGAAATCCTATAAGATTTCATTATAGGCATTATCAGCTGCGTATGTTCTTTGTTACTTCATTTAGTGTGAGTTACTGTTTCTTCAGCCAACATGACTGTGGACATTGTATAACGTTAATGACTCGACACTAATATGTAAGAGTTAGCATAAAGATTTTTATAGTGATAATCTTAGTCTAAAAGTGAGAAAATCTGACTTACAGCTTAAAGAGagatatgttttaaatgtaaagttgtAGAATAAAGTCAGTGCTACAGCTGCTACATTTTTTCATGATCACAACATAAACTGTACCTAATGGTAATATACAAGacatttctgtctgtaaaaTAGTGACAGACTGTTACAGATACTTAGTTACTAGTAACAAGTGCTGGATTAAGTAATAGTGGAGCATCAAAAGTAGTggtagcaaaaacaaaaagtcatctCTAACAACTTATCATCTAGACTTAAAAAAGTATGGATTGTTTTTAATTGATCATTAATGCCCTTCTTTAAAACACAGGTTCATGTTCATCAAACACATAATTTGAGTTGTCATTTGGCTTTTTCCTCCACAGTGATAGTGGCATGTCGATTTTGAagtaaacattaattaaaaatggcCAAACAAAAACGGCTCTAATAAGAAAATTGTCAATGTATACTTGTCTTTAGAAATCCAGATAATTCTCAGTATTAAGAGAGTATTGGCCAAAAAGTTAAAGATCTCTTTGGGAGGTGGACACTGTCTCCAGATACATGCTGCaactggaagaaagaaagaaagaaagaaagaaagaaagaaagaaagaaagaaagaaagaaagaaagaaaaggttgCAGTGCAGTGGACTGGAAGTCTTGTCAACTGATTAGTCCAGGTTTAAGGTATTTGGATCCAGGGAAACAAAAGTAAAGCTTAACATGCAAACGCGATTTGACCCCATTATTCTGTGCTCAGATATGCTTAAAAACGAATTATTgctattttttgtgttttgggaTCAGTTTGCAGCCATTTGAttgaataatataaaatacataagaTTGTACATGTTTACTTTGTCTTGGTAGTGTATACTTAAAGTACCAAATAAATCCATTTTAGAGAAATGTTGACTGTCTTATCACTTTAGTAGTACTTAATAATTGTACTCAGGTGTGGTACTTACGAAAACTGGCTAATTGCTAAACTGCATTTACAAAGTTTTACTTATAGGACataatttagtcatttattttaatatcttaGACAAACGCAGATCGGCCTCAGCACTACAGCTCCttgatggttttaatgttgtggtggtcAGTGTTCAGCATTTATACttgtcacattttctcattaaagAGTGACtctttgttaaaaaacaatTGAAACATATTCAACAGCGTATCTTGATACATGTTCAATGTTCATTATATGAGAATGTGAAAAAAGATGCAACGTGTTATTTGATGGTGTTTCTTTCTataagatgaatgaatgaatgtgattCATGTGTTTCCTTCCAGTGAAGAGGCGATGAGAAAGGCAGGAACCGCACACACAAAGTCAAGCACAGACATGGAGAATCATGTTTATGTCAAAGCTAAGACCAGAGTAAGTACTAGTACTAACATTTAATACTTTAGAAGTcttttaaagtgtttattataataaactgtGTATCAGTTACAtacttattgttatttattcatttattgttgCAGGAGGAGTATCTATCTCTGGTGGCAAGGCTGATCATACACTTCAGAGACATCCGTAAGTGTTTGAAAGTAGAcccaaaaaaaataacactagTGATTCCTGTGTTGCCTTTGTTCTGTTTACTGACCACAGCACGTTACTAATGATTTCTTAGTCcacacagagagtgaaagatCTGAGGCTCGTACTATAGCAGAGTAGTACATGTGTTTCTGTAGTGTAGATTGAAAGCGTCAAATCTCCAGCCACACCTTTGGAATGGAGAACAACTTTATTATACGACTGACGTGTTTTGGTTTATGGCCTTTATTGGGGTCTCTTTGTGTAGTGTAGAGTCAGAAGCCAAGATGGCTTTGTTTACAAATGACACTTATGTCACATAAAAAcgtatattttattgttatcaAGGAAGGTATGATACACTTCTAATTAAATAGTATTTTTATATGTACTAGGATGGggaaataattataataataatacatttattcatagagcacttttctaaacatatgttagaaagtgcttcacaaaagagacaaaatcacatgtagcccaacaagatcaacttgagcaagcgctaggcaaacagtggagaggaaaaactcaccctagaggaagaaacctccagcagaaccaggctcaagttaaacggccatctgccgTCTACTGaatcagctgatcttatttcctcgggtaagctgttccagagttaaggggctctaactgaaaaggctctgacACCTCCAGTTTTCATTgtaacatcagggacatacagaagatttctaccagaggaaCTCGGGCTATatgcaggctcataaggctttaaaagctgggatataTAGCTCTGAGAAAGGCAATGCagggctttaaaagttattaataaaatcttaaaattaaCCCTgaaacatactggcagccagtgtagGAAGGTAGTTAAGAgtgaacaatctggagccgattaatagatttctggctgagacaggtgaacagactgttgcaatagttaaggcatgaggaaataaatgcatgtaagattacttcagtgtcatgaaatgaaacaattgaatgtattttggagatatttctaaggtGATAAAAACATACctgaacaagctttgtgacatgagtCTCAAAGTTgagtttactatcaaaccaaacaccaagactttttgcagtgggcttagaattatctAACCCCACTGCaggagagaatctgtgcagggcaaaatgtgtgtctatatgttgtggactgataacaagtatttgtgttttgtcaaaattcagctgcaggaaattttgagccatccagctttttatctcatttatacactcatgtaaggaactcagtcctcCATGGTCAAAGATTTTAAAGGggcagtacagctgagtgtcatcaaacactgtgtttacgaataatatgtcccaaagggagcatacacaaagagaacaagattggccccagcattgaaccttgtgggactccaaatttcacaggagaaaaagatAACTTGCAGTTATTAACGGTAACACAAAatgatctgttggacaggtatgaagaGAACCAGCCGAGTGCTTTAGCCGATCCAACAAAAtgtggtggtctactgtatcaaaagcagtACTAACGTCAGAGGCCAATAAAATGTCATTAGTTACCATCGGTAGGGCGGTCTGTACTGTGATGTTTGCGTAAAACCAGATTGTAATTCATCATGTAGCACCTTGGTTCTGGAGAAgcgttgtctcatttcactatgtattgcttcagctatatgtggttggaatgacaataaagcttctttacttgacttgacttgatccaaaatgttatagttgtctgcagctagaaataagtgtttaaaaatgattgGAAAATTATGATTAAAAAGAGTTCAGTGCAAGTGTAATTATAACTTCTGACTTTTTTACAGACAAGAAGGCCCTTGGAGCTCCAGGTAAGTagacttctttctctttcattcactttctttttttttttctttgctcgGTTCTGTCCTCTGCTGGACCTGTCACTACCAGACTCATAGTGTTCATGATTTCTGCCGTGCATGTTGGAGCTGCGTAATATTGTCTGTTGTCTACCCTTCTGCTAGATCCCATGAATGCCCTGACTAACCTGACAGGGGTTGGAGGGGGCCCAGGCGCCATTGGCATGGGGCCTCGCCCCACTGGTGCGCCAGTGGGTGGCATGGGGGCCATAGGGCCGATGCAGATAGGCCAGCATGCCATGGCTGGGGTGGCTGGAAACCCACAAGCCAGTGAGTGTGTTTCCTCcgtgtggtgtgtgtgctgtaaagGAACATCTTCAGAGTGTTCAGTAGACGCTGGCTGCATCTAAACAGTGTATTTTGTCATCAGAGCTGGTCTTATTTTCGGTCTCCGCTTTGGCacgttgtttgtgttgtgtgagGTTCCAGAGCTTCTCTTTAGACTAATTTTAGCTGTACACTGGGTCAgtctttcatcttcttcttgttctgcAGTTGGTGGTCCAGGTCAGATGCCGATGCAACAAATTGTACAGGCACAACCGCAGCAGCCGCAGCCCATGCAGTTCCAGCCGTTCCAGcaggttcagcagcagcagtttcaggtacagcagcagctgaggatgcagcagcagcaacaccaccagaatcagcagctccagcagcagcaccagaaccagcagcagcaggcccaaaatcagcagcagcagaacccGGTACACAACAATGCTAACATAATTATGTGTTGAATAcaatattatacattatacttCAGTGCATCTATTGAACATCCTCATCTGAACTATGCTGACTGGGAGCCAATGTTTCTAGTTACCTGAAGCACCAGCTTTGTCATTTGGGCCATTGGTTGTGCTATGTGTATGACAGGTACCATGCATGAATAACAAATGGGACCAGTATCGGATCATCTAAGGTTCAGATTTTTATCAAGTACCAAAAAAAGAGGAATTCAATTcatcttaatttaatttatttatatagtgccaaatcactgCAGCATCATTTCAATGCATTTCATATAATAATGTCAAAACCCTATAAAATTATACAAAGAGGATCCAACAATCCCCCAAGCAAGCACTGGGCAACACCTGCAGCAGACCCAGGTTGGGATGagtggagagcagagagagaagaggatagTAGGCAATAACGCAGCTTTGAATTAACTTTGAATCACCACACTACTCCATCCCCTCAACAGTGTAAGATAACTTTGAAGAGAAGTTCACTGACTCACTGATTTCTTACTGAGCCATCTTTATGTTGTCTCAGTTTGTCACTCCACAGTGGCACATTTGCTTGTCAGAACAGCTGGTCTGAGATCACTGCAGTTGTTTTAGATCTGGGATGGCTATAGCACTCTCCTAGTCAGTTTAAGTATAGCTTAAGTATAATATTCAGAGAGTGGGTGGCTATGTAGCAACAAATCCAgccaaattaaaacaaatactagAGTCAAAAAATTTGAAAACACTCTTATAAAATGCacttgtatgtatttgtatagTATGAAGAACGATCACCTGGGCTCATTGGATTTCAGTCCTTCTACCCAATGTGATATGATGTATGCTACATGTATGTTCATAAATCAAGACACTGTGTGTTCCCTTTCTCTTCAGATGCACCAGACAAGGATTCAGCAGCAACAGATGGCGCAGCTGCAATTTCAGCAACAGCAGGCTCAGGCTCAAGCGCAGGCCCAAGCGCAGGCTCAAGCCCAAGCCCAAGCTCAAGCCCAGGCCCAGGCCCAGGCCCAAGCTCAGGCTCAGGCTCAGGCTCAGGCCCAAGCCCAAGCTCAAGCTCAAGCCCAAGCCCAAGCTCAAGCCCAAGCTCAAGCCCAAGCTCAAGCCCAGGCTCAGGCACAGGCACAGGCTCAGGCTCAGGCCCAGGCCCAGGCCATTCAGCACATGGTTCAGCAGCAGGCTCAGGCTCAGCCAGGTCAGATGCCTCCacactcacagcagcagcagcctggcaTGGTGCCTCAGTCTCTGCCTGGACAGATGACGTCTGCTCAGCATGTTTCCATCAACTCACTTAgtcagcaacagcaacagcaccaGCTCAAACTCCAGGCCTTCCAGGTGAGATTGAGGAGGTTGCTGCAGAACAGTGGCATACCTATTGCACCTTAACTTCATGAAACCTTGTAAAATCTTTTTCATATCAGGCCTATCCGTTTCATTTTGTTAAActcttcagtgttcagtgttcagagTGATTCTTTAGTTCCGTCTGACCGATAGGAGTTATACACCAGTCTGCACCACATTAATGCCACCTGCCTAATACTGCACACAGCCACCTTTAGATTGCCAAAACAACAATGACCTGTTGAGGCATGGACTCCAAGAGGCCAAGGCAACACTTTGAACTCCTTTCTATTCTTGTCTAAACATTACTGAACAATTGTTATGCTGTCACAGGGCACATTATTAGAAAAGAGGCCACTGCCATCCAGGAATTCAGTTACTTAGTCTACAACAATGTTTAGGTAGGTAGGTGAAGCATGTCAAAGTAAAATCCACATGAATGCGAGAGCTCAAGGTTTTCCGACAGAACATTACCCAAAGCATCACACTTCGTCAGCTGGCTTGTCTTCTTCATATAGTGCTGTCTGGGGCCACCTCTTCCCCAAGTAAAAATGGTTCACTTGTTAAAATTGTGCCCATCATATTGGCCCCCATGTTAACCGTATTAAGTGGATCCAGTGTCAGGACTGATAAAGTAAAAGGAGAAATAGTGCTTCTTTAGTCCCTTTCTTTAGTggttagaaaacacaacataggGTTACAGTTCCAACTTACAGTCTTGCTTATCTATTCTTCTGCTTGCAtgctttggtgtgtgtgtgtgtgtgtgtgtgtgtgtgtgtgtgtgtgtgtgtgtgtgtgtgtgtgtgtgtgtgtgtgtgtgtgtgtgtgtgtgtgtgtgtgtgtgtgtgtgtgtgtgtgtgcgcgaaaGCAGGCCCGTGCAGccttgcagcagcagcaggcacagCAAGCAGCGCAGCAAgcccagcaggcagcagcacagGCACAGCTCAACGCAGCTGCAGCCGCAGCCGCAGCCACTGGACCTGGTCAGGTGAGACTGGTGCCACTGCAAGCGTAGGTGCTTTATGTGTAAAAGCTCAAAATCCAATCACATGATTCTGAGGCAATGGAGTaaaggtctggactctggttgtcatgctccctgaaccactcttgTACCATTTTAGCCAGTCATAttggaatatgtctgtgacATTACGGAGGAAAAAacccattgatggaataacctggtcattcagtatattcaggtagtcagctgatgTCATTCTTTGGACATAGTGTCGCTTTTCTTAACCTGATCCCATCAATCTGGAACGGGGTAAATCTGCACTCATTAGACCACATGACAGTTCATAACCCAtttttagtagtttcaacaatctccttagatgttttctttgctggatgccaataatttgaagattaacatgttttccacgaccacagaatatgtcttcagacatggttgtttaagaaatgagaagctcctCACTGCCTCAGtaagggttaaataacttgttgccagctgaaaaataattatccatctagtaattatccagtgggaggttCTTACCTATTTGATTAGTTAAATCCAGCTGGTGACATTTTTTTTGGGAAGGGCAGTGTTTGGGCAACTTTGAAATCAAAAGTCcaatcaaaagaaaatgagtgcattaaagtttatttattgttatgaCTAGAATTTgggttacattttatttatttaatgttgtctgttttaaagacagtttattacagtgttgtttATCATGCTGTTAGTACtatgttattttgttgtgaAATGTTCTGTTATGCACTTGTGCACTAAATATATTTAGAATGTAGCCtgtttgaaaaagcaaaaacagttGCCAGTATGATTATTTTGTCCATATTAGAAGTATATGCATTCTAAATTTAAGTTTGTGTTTCACAAAATTGCTGTCAATGCATAATGACTGGCCAAGAGttttaatgtaaacaaacaaaagggtCTTTGGTGCAGATATTTACAGGACATTTATATTCCTATATTAGAGTTTATTATTCCCAATGATAACTTCACAGTGAAGACGGTGAATCTACACATGTGTATTTCCTTACATGTTTAGTAATCATGGCTGAAGTAAATGTTGCATTCCTCTTGGTATTGATTTTATGGTTAGGCTTGGGTTTAAGCTGGCACATaatcacagtgaaacagttgCATAGCGTTAACTCTTAAGTGTGAGTAGTCATACTCTGCTCCTCTAGATTTAGACTATTACAACTTCAACCACACAACAGTCACAGTACCAACTGCATTTCCAACCACACAAGTACAAGTTCAGGGTGATCAGGAAGCTAGGCATTTTGTATCTGTCCTCCAATCTGGAGCtgacatctgtctgtgtgtgtatgtgtgtgtgtgcgcgctgcaGTGTCCGTCTGCCTCCTCTCTGCTCACCTGTCCTGTTATGTCTCTGTTATGTGTCATCTTCTGAAGTTGGTTCGTCCTGGGATGCAGATTCCTCCCCGGCTGCCTCGAGCCACCCTCAACCCCTCCATCCCTTCTCcaaatgctgcagctgctgctgccaccgctgctgctgccgctgccgctgctgctgctgctgctgcagtgggagGACAGACAATGACACCACAGGT of Anabas testudineus chromosome 8, fAnaTes1.2, whole genome shotgun sequence contains these proteins:
- the med15 gene encoding mediator of RNA polymerase II transcription subunit 15 isoform X3 produces the protein MEVPGPDSDWRSPQFRQKVVAQIEEAMRKAGTAHTKSSTDMENHVYVKAKTREEYLSLVARLIIHFRDIHKKALGAPVGGPGQMPMQQIVQAQPQQPQPMQFQPFQQVQQQQFQVQQQLRMQQQQHHQNQQLQQQHQNQQQQAQNQQQQNPMHQTRIQQQQMAQLQFQQQQAQAQAQAQAQAQAQAQAQAQAQAQAQAQAQAQAQAQAQAQAQAQAQAQAQAQAQAQAQAQAQAQAQAQAQAQAIQHMVQQQAQAQPGQMPPHSQQQQPGMVPQSLPGQMTSAQHVSINSLSQQQQQHQLKLQAFQQARAALQQQQAQQAAQQAQQAAAQAQLNAAAAAAAATGPGQLVRPGMQIPPRLPRATLNPSIPSPNAAAAAATAAAAAAAAAAAAAVGGQTMTPQVQQHTMMSSPSPVQVQTPHTMPPPPQPSPQPPSSQPNSASSGPTPSPGGFQPSPSPQPSQSPASVRTPQNYGVPSPGPLNTPGNPSSVMSPAGATSLEDQQYMEKLKQLSKYIEPLRRMINKIDKNEDRKKDLSKMKSLLNILTDPNTRCPLKTLQKCEIALEKLKNDMAVPTPPPPPVATKQQYLCQPLLDAVMANIRSPVFNHSLYRTFAPAMTAIHGPPITGPNISGRKRNHEEDERHTIPNILQGEVARLDVKFLVNLDPSYCSNNGTVHLVCKLDDKNLPSVPPLQLSVPADYPDQSPYWADDGEQYGANSFLQTVHRNMTSKLLQLPDKHSVTELLNTWAQSVRQACLSAA
- the med15 gene encoding mediator of RNA polymerase II transcription subunit 15 isoform X1; protein product: MEVPGPDSDWRSPQFRQKVVAQIEEAMRKAGTAHTKSSTDMENHVYVKAKTREEYLSLVARLIIHFRDIHKKALGAPDPMNALTNLTGVGGGPGAIGMGPRPTGAPVGGMGAIGPMQIGQHAMAGVAGNPQAIGGPGQMPMQQIVQAQPQQPQPMQFQPFQQVQQQQFQVQQQLRMQQQQHHQNQQLQQQHQNQQQQAQNQQQQNPMHQTRIQQQQMAQLQFQQQQAQAQAQAQAQAQAQAQAQAQAQAQAQAQAQAQAQAQAQAQAQAQAQAQAQAQAQAQAQAQAQAQAQAQAQAQAIQHMVQQQAQAQPGQMPPHSQQQQPGMVPQSLPGQMTSAQHVSINSLSQQQQQHQLKLQAFQQARAALQQQQAQQAAQQAQQAAAQAQLNAAAAAAAATGPGQLVRPGMQIPPRLPRATLNPSIPSPNAAAAAATAAAAAAAAAAAAAVGGQTMTPQVQQHTMMSSPSPVQVQTPHTMPPPPQPSPQPPSSQPNSASSGPTPSPGGFQPSPSPQPSQSPASVRTPQNYGVPSPGPLNTPGNPSSVMSPAGATSLEDQQYMEKLKQLSKYIEPLRRMINKIDKNEDRKKDLSKMKSLLNILTDPNTRCPLKTLQKCEIALEKLKNDMAVPTPPPPPVATKQQYLCQPLLDAVMANIRSPVFNHSLYRTFAPAMTAIHGPPITGPNISGRKRNHEEDERHTIPNILQGEVARLDVKFLVNLDPSYCSNNGTVHLVCKLDDKNLPSVPPLQLSVPADYPDQSPYWADDGEQYGANSFLQTVHRNMTSKLLQLPDKHSVTELLNTWAQSVRQACLSAA